In Cyclobacteriaceae bacterium, the DNA window GCGATGACCTGATCCCCCTTATCCTCGACTGGCTCTTCTGTTAGCAGCATTCCAATGCGGTCAACACTATATACAGAATAGGAAGCGAGCTTAAAGAAAAATTCAAGACGGTAGCGTTTGTCTTTTTTCAATGGCTCTTTTAATTCGCCCTGAAGATATTCGCGATAGCTTCTGGGTTTATTTGTGGGGCGGCTCCAAACGTAGATGCCCGTATATGCAAAGCCGCCATGAGCATTGGATTCACCGGCCCAGTTGAAAGGCACATCACAATCTCCCCAACTGCATTGATGATAATAATCAGGGGTACCAGAAGTAGCAGATCTCCATCCAGGTAAAACAAATTCCTTACTGACGGTACTGAAATTATTAGGGCATCGATAATAATCCTCGAAGCTTGGATTCATGACAAGATTCTGAGCAGAGGAGAATCCACAGCAAACAATCGCGACTATGAATACTAAGCCGACTTTCATTAAGTCTATTTGTAATAAGTGATCTCTGCCTTGAATCGTGGATCAAGGGCACCGAGCCTGTCGTGTGCAGATTTGGAAATCCGAATGATCGTGGTACCATCAGGAGCAGGTATAGGTCCTGTCACTCTCACAAAGACCTCCTGATTCGTAAGCACATTCCTGATCTTTAATATCGTTCCGGGTTTTACGGTTGGATGCTGTGCCAGGTACTTACGATTTCCTTCCGATCCTGTAATAAGGTCGGCCATTCCGATTTCCCTGATCTCATCTGTGCCGACTAAACTTTCAGATACCGTAACAGGTGAAGTCGTTTTAGGAACAACGGTAGTGGTAGTGACCACTGGGTTAGTATTTGTGACAACCGTTGAGGTAGTGGTAGTGGGCGCTGTGACTGAAAGCACCTGTCCTACTTTCAATTCATTGTCCTGAATTCCATTCCAGTCTTTTAATTGCTGAACGGTCATTCCATAAGCGCGTGAAATTGAGAACAAAGTTTCTTTGGCAAGCACGGTATGGGTCCTGGCACCGGAAGGAAGAACGGGAGCTACTTCCTTAACAACTTCAATAGCGGGCTTTCTTTTAATGATAATGTCCTGGCCCAACGCTAAAGAATTTTCCTGAAGGTTATTCCATAGTTTGATATCATCAACCGATACGTTATACAATCGCGCGATTGAAAAAAGAGTCTCTTTGGCAGCGACCTTATGAATGAGTCCGTCGGCTGTTTGTACGGTGGGATGCGATTTTGTTTTAGGGGTGTAAGGAACTTTTAAAATCTGTCCGACCTCCAGTCCTGCATCCGCCGTTGGATTATGCTCAAGCACTGCAAGAATCGTTGAGCCATAACGTCGTGAAATACTATAAAGCGTCTCTTTCTCTCCTACCTGGTGAATTACAAAAGGCTTTCCATTAATCATTTCTGTGCGAAGTGAATCTGCATCAGCAGAAAATGAGGTCGCCAGGGTAAATAGGATGATCTGAAACATATGATTTTAATTCCAACGAAAATTACCACTTCAATCGTGCATAGTGCAACCTAAATACGTCGAATTACTTAGTATTTTTACAAAAATTCCGTCTATGAAGGTTTTCCTAACATTAATCCTGCTGATCTGCTCTTTTTCCTGCCTTCAAGCTCAGGAAAAGACTAAAGTGATGGTTATGGACATCAAGGCTGAGATTGATCCCCGTATGCTTCGATATGTAAAACTATCGCTGGAAAATGCTGAGAAAATCAAAGCGGACTATGTTATTATCGACATGGATACGTATGGAGGCGCTTTAACTGATGCCAAAGAGATCGTTGATCTTATCATGGATTTTAAAAAACCAATCTGGGTATATGTTAACTCTGATGCTGCTTCTGCAGGAGCATTGATTTCCATTGCATGTGACAGCATATACATGTCTCCGGGTGCGAGCATTGGTGCCGCCACGGTTGTTAACGGTTCTGATGGTGGGGCAGCACCCGACAAGTATCAATCATACATGCGATCCATCATGAGAGCGACGGCTGAAGAGAACGGCCGGGATCCACGCATCGCAGAAGGAATGGTTGATGAGAAGATTGTAATCGACAGTGTAAAGCAGGC includes these proteins:
- a CDS encoding LysM peptidoglycan-binding domain-containing protein; its protein translation is MFQIILFTLATSFSADADSLRTEMINGKPFVIHQVGEKETLYSISRRYGSTILAVLEHNPTADAGLEVGQILKVPYTPKTKSHPTVQTADGLIHKVAAKETLFSIARLYNVSVDDIKLWNNLQENSLALGQDIIIKRKPAIEVVKEVAPVLPSGARTHTVLAKETLFSISRAYGMTVQQLKDWNGIQDNELKVGQVLSVTAPTTTTSTVVTNTNPVVTTTTVVPKTTSPVTVSESLVGTDEIREIGMADLITGSEGNRKYLAQHPTVKPGTILKIRNVLTNQEVFVRVTGPIPAPDGTTIIRISKSAHDRLGALDPRFKAEITYYK